A region from the Janthinobacterium agaricidamnosum genome encodes:
- a CDS encoding ATP-binding protein — MRFTGLNRQIVLSMSVLMVCSILIIWIGSWIFFAVAFKIDPGMLSEPDDWSPSTVEWLWIFAITIFGLGLAAFFAFKLAARILKPINSVMDSVRRVAHGDLSARAFAGDRSLGETAMLVDDFNSMAERLQRGAKESETWNAAIAHELRTPVTILRGTLQGVVDGVFKPEEVPFSSLLAQVEDLGRLIEDLRTLSLADSGHMQLRMAWTDLTLEIEEVGRLLAQEMEAAGFTLQLHLSDHPVCCDAARIRQIVLALLDNARRYAQPGLLRVRTRVQAGQYYLSVEDAGPGIAEELAPHVFEAFRRGDSDGGDLNAGSGLGLAVVEAIARAHGGSAACTRGKAGGSVFTVKWPVEHGAPPAAA; from the coding sequence ATGCGCTTTACAGGCCTGAACCGGCAGATCGTGCTGTCGATGTCCGTGCTGATGGTGTGCAGCATCCTGATCATCTGGATCGGCTCGTGGATCTTCTTCGCCGTCGCCTTCAAGATCGATCCCGGCATGCTGTCCGAGCCCGACGACTGGTCGCCCAGCACCGTCGAATGGCTGTGGATCTTTGCCATCACCATTTTCGGCCTGGGGCTGGCCGCCTTTTTCGCCTTCAAGCTGGCCGCGCGCATCCTGAAACCGATCAATTCCGTGATGGACAGCGTGCGCCGCGTGGCCCACGGCGACCTGTCCGCGCGCGCCTTCGCGGGCGACCGCAGCCTGGGCGAAACGGCCATGCTGGTCGATGACTTCAACAGCATGGCCGAGCGCCTGCAGCGGGGCGCCAAGGAAAGCGAAACGTGGAATGCCGCCATCGCGCACGAACTGCGCACGCCCGTGACCATCCTGCGCGGCACCTTGCAGGGCGTCGTCGATGGCGTCTTCAAGCCCGAGGAAGTGCCGTTTTCCAGCCTGCTGGCGCAAGTCGAGGACCTGGGCCGCCTGATCGAGGACTTGCGCACCCTGAGCCTGGCCGACAGCGGCCACATGCAGCTGCGCATGGCGTGGACGGACCTGACCCTGGAAATCGAGGAAGTGGGCCGCCTGCTGGCGCAGGAGATGGAAGCGGCCGGCTTTACGCTGCAACTGCACCTGTCCGACCATCCCGTTTGCTGCGACGCGGCGCGCATCCGGCAAATCGTGCTGGCCCTGCTCGACAACGCGCGCCGCTATGCGCAGCCGGGCCTGCTGCGCGTGCGCACCCGCGTGCAGGCCGGCCAGTATTACCTGAGCGTCGAGGATGCGGGCCCCGGCATTGCAGAGGAACTGGCGCCGCACGTGTTCGAGGCGTTTCGCCGCGGCGACAGCGACGGCGGCGACCTGAACGCGGGCAGCGGCCTGGGCCTGGCCGTGGTCGAAGCCATCGCGCGCGCGCATGGCGGCAGCGCGGCCTGCACGCGCGGCAAGGCGGGCGGCAGCGTGTTTACCGTCAAGTGGCCGGTCGAGCACGGCGCGCCGCCGGCCGCCGCCTAG
- a CDS encoding response regulator, with protein sequence MNYHHSASQPSFLATTPPSALILIAEDEPQIARILAGYLERDGYRTAFALDGQEALQQHLALAPDLLLLDVQMPRVDGWAVLAEVRRRGETPVIMLTARDQDADKLAALRVGADDYIIKPFNPAEVVARVAAVLRRSRVRHHPVGGQRLRCGPIEIDQETYVASVLRDGAPVPLSLTLTEFRLLAHLARTPRRVCSRLELLESCMPESNSMERTVDSHVSKLRKKLEEAGVMNMPASLRGVGYRLESDA encoded by the coding sequence ATGAACTATCATCACAGCGCCAGCCAGCCCTCTTTTCTTGCCACCACGCCCCCTTCCGCCCTCATCCTGATCGCCGAAGATGAACCGCAAATCGCCCGCATCCTCGCCGGTTATCTGGAGCGCGACGGCTACCGCACGGCCTTCGCCCTCGATGGACAGGAAGCGCTGCAGCAGCACCTGGCGCTGGCGCCGGACCTGCTGCTGCTCGACGTGCAAATGCCCCGCGTCGACGGCTGGGCCGTGCTGGCCGAAGTGCGGCGGCGCGGCGAGACGCCCGTCATCATGCTCACGGCCCGCGACCAGGATGCCGACAAGCTGGCCGCCCTGCGCGTGGGCGCCGACGACTACATCATCAAGCCCTTCAATCCGGCCGAAGTGGTGGCCCGCGTGGCGGCCGTGCTGCGCCGTTCGCGCGTGCGCCACCACCCGGTCGGCGGCCAGCGCCTGCGCTGCGGCCCCATCGAGATCGACCAGGAAACGTACGTGGCCAGCGTGCTGCGCGACGGCGCGCCCGTGCCCTTGAGCCTGACGTTGACGGAATTTCGCCTGCTGGCGCACCTGGCGCGCACGCCGCGCCGCGTCTGCAGCCGCCTGGAATTGCTGGAGTCGTGCATGCCCGAAAGCAATTCGATGGAACGCACGGTGGACAGCCACGTCAGCAAGCTGCGCAAGAAGCTCGAGGAAGCGGGCGTGATGAACATGCCGGCCAGCCTGCGCGGCGTGGGCTACCGGCTGGAAAGCGACGCCTGA
- a CDS encoding efflux RND transporter periplasmic adaptor subunit — MHPSHFTKKNMLIAAALLSLAACSKPAQEEAAAPPAAVTVLKLQAAPVVLSDELPGRVAAFRTADIRPQVGGIVLRRQFEQGADVTAGQKLFQLNPAPFQADVDSAAAALQHAVATANRASSQADRLKPLVEADAISRQAYDDAVAQREQAVATVAQARATLARRRLDLAFASIEAPIAGRIGSELVTEGALVGVADAAPMARIQQIDKVYVDVRQPAAALAALQASGTGGADKLPVTILGADGQPHPVTGRILFSGISVDAGTGDAVIRVLVDNPQRQLLPGMFVRARIARAVQANGVLLPQQAVLRSSGGQAQAWVLDGTNKASLKPIAVGDVVEHQYVVSGGLKAGDTVVIEGQERLQPGAIAAPQPWKPAVVAAAAAAKAH, encoded by the coding sequence ATGCATCCGAGCCACTTCACCAAGAAAAACATGTTGATCGCCGCGGCACTGCTCAGCCTTGCCGCCTGTTCCAAACCCGCGCAGGAAGAAGCGGCCGCGCCGCCCGCCGCCGTGACCGTGCTCAAGCTGCAGGCGGCGCCCGTCGTCCTCAGCGATGAATTGCCGGGCCGGGTGGCCGCCTTCCGCACGGCCGATATCCGCCCGCAGGTGGGCGGCATCGTGCTGCGCCGCCAGTTCGAGCAGGGCGCCGACGTGACGGCGGGACAGAAGCTGTTCCAGCTGAACCCCGCGCCATTCCAGGCGGACGTCGATTCGGCCGCCGCAGCCCTGCAGCACGCGGTGGCCACGGCGAACCGCGCCAGCAGCCAGGCAGACAGGTTAAAACCGCTGGTGGAAGCGGACGCCATCAGCCGCCAGGCGTATGACGACGCCGTGGCCCAGCGCGAGCAAGCTGTGGCTACCGTGGCGCAGGCGCGCGCGACCCTGGCGCGCCGGCGCCTGGACCTGGCCTTTGCCAGCATCGAGGCGCCGATTGCCGGGCGCATCGGCTCCGAACTGGTGACCGAAGGCGCGCTCGTAGGCGTGGCCGATGCTGCGCCGATGGCGCGCATCCAGCAGATCGACAAAGTGTATGTCGACGTGCGCCAGCCGGCCGCCGCGCTGGCCGCGCTGCAAGCCTCGGGTACGGGTGGCGCGGACAAGCTGCCCGTGACCATTCTGGGCGCCGACGGCCAGCCGCATCCCGTCACGGGCCGCATCCTGTTCTCGGGCATCAGCGTCGATGCGGGCACGGGCGACGCCGTCATCCGCGTGCTGGTCGACAATCCGCAGCGCCAGCTCTTGCCCGGCATGTTCGTGCGCGCCCGCATCGCCCGCGCCGTGCAGGCCAACGGCGTGCTGCTGCCGCAGCAAGCCGTCTTGCGCAGCAGCGGCGGCCAGGCGCAGGCCTGGGTGCTGGACGGCACGAACAAAGCCAGCCTGAAACCGATCGCCGTGGGCGACGTGGTCGAGCACCAGTATGTGGTCAGCGGCGGCCTGAAGGCGGGCGACACCGTCGTCATCGAAGGCCAGGAACGCCTGCAGCCGGGCGCCATCGCCGCGCCGCAGCCATGGAAGCCGGCCGTCGTGGCAGCCGCAGCTGCCGCCAAAGCGCATTGA
- a CDS encoding efflux RND transporter permease subunit codes for MPQFFINRPVFAWVVAVFIVLFGLIAIPQLPIARFPSVAPPSVSISAVYPGATPQTMNDSVVGLIERELSGVKHLLYFESSTDTSGSASITVAFQPGTDPEMAQVDVQNRLKAIEPRLPQAVRQNGLTVESASSGFLMIVSLISENGQHDEVALGDYLARNVTEELRRIPGVGKVQLFGSERAMRIWVDPAKLVSYNIAMGELTAAIAQQNAQIAPGRLGDSPAVHGQRVTIPLTVQGQLQTPAEFAAIVLRANADGSKVTIGDVAKVSLGAQSFNFSIRENGQAASGAAIMLSPGANAVQTAAAVRARMAELAHTMPAGIKYSVPFDTAPFVKISIEKVVVTLLEAMVLVFLVMYLFLQKIRYTLIPAIVAPIALMGTFTVMLMAGYSINVLTMFGMVLAIGIIVDDAIVVVEAVERLMATEGLSPKEATSKAMREITGAVVGITLVLTAVFIPMALASGSVGAIYRQFTLAMAVSILFSAFLALTLTPALCATMLKPIGPHDHDKKGFFLWFDRQFERMTARYEKGVVAMLKRAGRSMVLYGAIVAALGVAFMQLPSAFLPEEDQGYFITSIQLPSDATMERTLDVVKLYEQHVATRPGIEVNQSILGFSFSGAGPNAGLAFTMLKDWKQRNGATAQEEVALAQAAMSQAKEGVIMSLMPPAIDELGNSSGFSMRLQDRASQGIAALQAAQNQLLGLAAQSSKVAGVYPDGLPPGASVRLDIDRTKAEALGVPFTAIADMLTAAMGSTYVNDFPNAGRMQQVIIQADAPSRMQLNDVLALRIRNNAGGMVALGELVRPVWSESPLQLVRYQGYPSARISGSAAPGVSSGDAMLEMERLVKQLPPGFALAWTGQSLQEKESASQAPMLMALSMLVVFLVLAALYESWSIPVSVMLVVPLGLLGAVLAVMLRGMPNDVFFKVGMITIIGLSAKNAILIVEYARQLQAQGKGLVEATVEAARLRLRPILMTSLAFALGVVPLMLATGASAETQHAIGTGVFGGMITATVLAVFFVPVFFVVVLGAVDKMGTYFNKRSDRIAVKAVEGEL; via the coding sequence ATGCCTCAATTTTTCATCAACCGCCCCGTCTTTGCGTGGGTGGTGGCGGTCTTCATCGTCCTGTTCGGACTGATCGCCATACCGCAATTGCCGATTGCGCGTTTTCCTTCCGTGGCGCCGCCCAGCGTCAGCATCAGTGCCGTGTATCCGGGTGCCACGCCGCAAACCATGAACGATTCCGTGGTGGGCTTGATCGAACGCGAACTGTCGGGCGTCAAGCACCTGCTGTATTTCGAGTCGTCCACCGACACCTCGGGTTCGGCCTCGATCACCGTCGCCTTCCAGCCGGGCACGGACCCGGAAATGGCGCAGGTGGACGTGCAAAACCGCCTGAAAGCCATCGAGCCGCGCCTGCCGCAGGCCGTGCGGCAAAACGGCTTGACGGTGGAATCGGCGTCGTCCGGCTTCCTGATGATCGTCAGCCTGATTTCCGAGAATGGCCAGCACGATGAAGTGGCGCTGGGCGACTACCTGGCGCGCAACGTGACGGAAGAGCTGCGCCGCATTCCCGGCGTGGGCAAGGTGCAGCTGTTCGGTTCCGAGCGGGCCATGCGCATCTGGGTCGACCCGGCCAAGCTGGTGTCGTACAACATCGCCATGGGCGAGCTGACGGCCGCCATCGCGCAGCAGAATGCGCAGATCGCCCCGGGCCGCCTCGGCGATTCGCCCGCCGTGCACGGCCAGCGCGTGACGATTCCGCTGACGGTGCAGGGCCAGCTGCAAACCCCGGCCGAATTTGCCGCCATCGTGCTGCGCGCGAACGCGGATGGCTCGAAAGTGACCATCGGCGACGTGGCGAAAGTGTCGCTGGGCGCGCAAAGCTTCAATTTCAGCATACGCGAAAACGGCCAAGCCGCGTCGGGCGCCGCCATCATGCTGTCGCCCGGTGCCAACGCCGTGCAGACGGCGGCCGCCGTGCGTGCGCGCATGGCCGAACTGGCGCACACCATGCCGGCCGGGATCAAGTACTCGGTGCCGTTCGATACGGCGCCGTTCGTGAAGATATCGATCGAAAAGGTCGTCGTCACCTTGCTGGAGGCGATGGTGCTGGTCTTCCTCGTCATGTACCTGTTCCTGCAAAAGATACGCTACACCCTGATTCCCGCCATCGTCGCGCCGATCGCCCTGATGGGCACATTTACCGTGATGCTGATGGCCGGCTATTCCATCAACGTGCTGACCATGTTCGGCATGGTGCTGGCCATCGGCATCATCGTCGATGACGCCATCGTGGTGGTGGAAGCGGTGGAGCGGCTGATGGCGACCGAGGGCCTGTCGCCGAAGGAAGCGACCTCGAAAGCGATGCGCGAAATCACGGGGGCCGTGGTCGGCATCACCCTGGTGCTGACGGCCGTGTTCATCCCGATGGCGCTGGCCAGCGGTTCCGTGGGCGCCATCTACCGCCAGTTCACCCTGGCGATGGCCGTGTCGATCCTGTTCTCGGCGTTTCTGGCCTTGACCCTGACGCCGGCCCTGTGCGCCACGATGTTGAAACCCATCGGACCGCATGATCATGATAAAAAAGGCTTTTTCCTGTGGTTCGACCGCCAATTTGAGCGCATGACGGCACGCTATGAAAAAGGCGTGGTGGCGATGCTCAAGCGCGCCGGCCGCTCGATGGTGCTGTACGGCGCCATCGTCGCGGCGCTGGGCGTGGCCTTCATGCAGCTGCCGTCGGCCTTCCTGCCCGAGGAAGACCAGGGCTACTTCATCACCTCGATCCAGCTGCCGTCCGACGCCACCATGGAGCGCACGCTTGATGTCGTCAAGCTGTACGAGCAGCACGTGGCCACGCGTCCCGGCATCGAAGTGAACCAGTCGATCCTCGGCTTCAGCTTTTCCGGCGCGGGACCGAACGCGGGCCTGGCCTTCACCATGCTGAAGGACTGGAAACAGCGCAACGGCGCCACGGCGCAGGAAGAAGTGGCGCTGGCGCAGGCGGCCATGTCGCAGGCGAAGGAGGGCGTGATCATGAGCCTGATGCCGCCCGCCATCGATGAACTGGGCAATTCGTCCGGCTTTTCGATGCGCCTGCAAGACCGCGCCAGCCAGGGCATCGCGGCCCTGCAGGCGGCGCAGAACCAGCTGCTGGGCCTGGCCGCGCAAAGCAGCAAGGTGGCGGGCGTGTATCCGGACGGCTTGCCGCCCGGCGCCAGCGTGCGTCTCGACATCGACCGCACCAAGGCCGAAGCGCTGGGCGTGCCGTTCACGGCGATTGCCGACATGCTGACGGCGGCCATGGGGTCGACCTATGTCAACGATTTCCCGAACGCTGGCCGCATGCAGCAGGTGATCATCCAGGCCGACGCGCCGTCGCGCATGCAGCTCAACGACGTGCTGGCCTTGCGCATCCGCAATAACGCGGGCGGCATGGTGGCCCTGGGCGAGCTCGTGCGACCCGTGTGGAGCGAATCGCCGCTGCAGCTGGTGCGTTACCAGGGCTACCCGTCGGCGCGCATTTCCGGCAGCGCGGCGCCCGGCGTGTCCAGCGGCGACGCCATGCTGGAAATGGAGCGGCTCGTGAAGCAGTTGCCGCCGGGCTTCGCGCTGGCGTGGACGGGCCAGTCGCTGCAAGAGAAGGAATCGGCGTCGCAGGCGCCCATGCTGATGGCGCTGTCGATGCTGGTGGTCTTCCTCGTGCTGGCGGCCCTGTATGAAAGCTGGTCGATTCCCGTCTCCGTGATGCTGGTGGTGCCGCTGGGTTTACTGGGCGCCGTGCTGGCCGTGATGTTGCGCGGCATGCCGAACGACGTGTTCTTCAAGGTGGGCATGATCACCATTATCGGCCTGTCGGCGAAGAATGCGATTCTGATCGTCGAGTATGCGCGCCAGTTGCAGGCGCAGGGCAAGGGGCTGGTCGAGGCGACGGTGGAAGCGGCGCGCCTGCGCCTGCGCCCGATTTTGATGACGTCATTGGCGTTCGCGCTGGGCGTGGTGCCGCTGATGCTGGCCACGGGCGCCAGCGCCGAGACGCAGCACGCGATCGGCACGGGCGTGTTCGGCGGCATGATTACCGCCACCGTGCTGGCCGTATTTTTCGTGCCCGTGTTCTTTGTCGTGGTGCTGGGCGCCGTCGACAAGATGGGCACGTACTTCAACAAACGCAGTGATCGCATCGCCGTCAAGGCGGTGGAAGGAGAGTTGTAA
- a CDS encoding efflux transporter outer membrane subunit yields MRLFFLTPLAALALSACSLTPPLVKPAAPIPASYAEIAAPAAADTAADLGWRQMLLDARLQRLVDIALENNRDLRVASLNVEAVRAQYQIQDAGRYPAIGANAGGVRQRGADAVTQNQFTAGIAMSAFEIDLFGRLRSLSDAAFARYLATQQGQRAAHMALIGAVADAYLEQRLAEEQLALARQTLLDWRQALVLTQRLHGAQQGSGLDVAQAEGQAATAEADVQARVRASSLARNNLELLLGAPLPADLPAGRALDGQPVLTQLPPGLPSDLLARRPDILQAEFALAAANAEIGAARAAFFPRLSLTASLGFASPELGDLFRGSARSWSFAPQVTQPLFQGGQLRAELQLSRLRKDVAVLQYEQAIQAAFREVRDGLAGSATFAQQIAAQERVVAAARQRQRLSQLRYDAGQDSRLELLDAQRQSYAAQQALLDARRDQFKSAVALYKALGGGLEE; encoded by the coding sequence ATGCGTTTATTTTTTCTCACGCCCCTGGCCGCGCTGGCCTTGTCGGCGTGTTCCCTGACGCCGCCGCTGGTCAAGCCGGCGGCACCGATACCGGCCAGCTATGCAGAGATTGCCGCGCCAGCCGCGGCCGACACCGCGGCCGACCTGGGCTGGCGCCAGATGCTGCTCGATGCGCGCCTGCAGCGCCTGGTCGATATCGCGCTGGAAAACAACCGCGACTTGCGCGTGGCTTCGCTCAATGTGGAAGCCGTGCGGGCGCAGTACCAGATACAGGATGCGGGCCGCTATCCTGCCATCGGCGCGAATGCGGGCGGCGTGCGCCAGCGCGGCGCCGACGCTGTGACACAGAATCAGTTCACTGCCGGCATCGCCATGAGCGCGTTCGAGATCGACCTGTTCGGCCGTCTGCGCTCGCTGTCGGACGCGGCGTTTGCCCGCTATCTGGCCACCCAGCAGGGCCAGCGCGCCGCGCATATGGCCCTGATCGGCGCCGTGGCCGACGCCTACCTGGAGCAGCGCCTGGCCGAGGAACAGCTGGCGCTGGCCCGGCAAACCCTGCTTGACTGGCGCCAGGCGCTGGTCTTGACGCAGCGCCTGCACGGCGCGCAGCAGGGCAGCGGCCTGGACGTGGCGCAAGCCGAAGGCCAGGCCGCCACGGCGGAAGCGGACGTGCAGGCGCGCGTCCGGGCCAGCTCATTGGCGCGCAACAACCTGGAACTGCTGCTCGGTGCGCCGCTGCCGGCCGATCTGCCGGCGGGCCGCGCGCTCGATGGCCAGCCCGTGCTGACGCAGCTGCCGCCCGGCCTGCCGTCGGACTTGCTGGCGCGCCGGCCCGACATCCTGCAGGCCGAATTTGCGCTGGCGGCGGCGAATGCGGAAATCGGCGCCGCGCGCGCCGCCTTCTTCCCCCGCCTGTCGCTGACGGCGTCGCTGGGCTTTGCCAGCCCGGAGCTGGGCGACCTGTTCCGCGGTAGCGCGCGCAGCTGGTCGTTCGCGCCGCAAGTGACGCAGCCGCTGTTCCAGGGCGGCCAGCTGCGCGCGGAACTGCAGCTGTCGCGCCTGCGCAAGGACGTGGCCGTGCTGCAGTACGAACAGGCGATCCAGGCGGCGTTCCGCGAGGTGCGCGACGGCCTGGCCGGCAGCGCCACGTTTGCGCAGCAGATCGCCGCGCAGGAGCGCGTGGTGGCGGCGGCGCGGCAGCGCCAGCGCCTGTCGCAGCTGCGCTACGACGCGGGCCAGGACAGCCGCCTGGAATTGCTCGACGCGCAGCGCCAGTCGTATGCGGCCCAGCAAGCCCTGCTCGACGCGCGGCGCGACCAGTTCAAG